The Streptomyces phaeolivaceus genome has a window encoding:
- a CDS encoding FAD-dependent oxidoreductase: MNTEIGLQGSYWLQTAPPGAPAPPPPGDLSVEVAVIGGGVAGLSTAWELVRQGREVAVLEADRVAAGVTGHTTAKLTALHTLVYDHLRRTRGPEGARLYAASQSAAIRHAREIVEELGIDCDWEEAAACTYAEDPRHVDALRAEAAAARKAGLPAEFVTGTELPFPVAGAVRVSGQAQFHPRKYLLALADDLCRRGGTVYEGTRVVGLTEGEPCTLRTDSGVAIRADDVVIATHYPVFDRALLFTRLSSLRELVVAAPVAEERAPRDMYITPELSTRSVRSAPYRDGERLLIVTGEHFVPGTADVEERFARLSGWADDRFGGLAFTHRWAAQDNDATDSVPLVGPLRPGSRHAYVATGFGGWGLSGGIMAGRLLSDLINGRPPAWHRLYDPRRLASVVREGTSFLKHQAAVARHFVGDRLPAVTSPAPDDIPPGHGAVVRRGGRHYALHRDEHGTLQSVSARCTHLGCLVAFNDAEQAWECPCHGSRFAPDGRILQGPALHPLEERDIPDQ, encoded by the coding sequence ATGAACACCGAGATCGGGCTCCAGGGCTCCTACTGGCTGCAGACCGCACCGCCCGGCGCCCCCGCTCCCCCGCCGCCGGGGGACCTCAGCGTGGAAGTCGCCGTGATCGGCGGGGGTGTCGCCGGGCTCAGTACCGCCTGGGAGCTGGTTCGGCAGGGGCGTGAGGTGGCGGTACTGGAGGCCGACCGGGTAGCCGCCGGGGTCACCGGCCACACCACCGCCAAACTGACCGCCCTGCATACCCTGGTCTACGACCACCTGCGCCGCACCCGCGGCCCCGAGGGCGCACGGCTGTACGCCGCCTCGCAGAGCGCAGCGATCCGGCACGCCCGCGAGATCGTCGAGGAACTCGGTATCGACTGCGACTGGGAGGAGGCGGCGGCCTGCACCTACGCGGAGGACCCACGGCACGTGGACGCCCTGCGGGCGGAGGCAGCCGCCGCGCGGAAGGCGGGGCTGCCGGCCGAGTTCGTGACCGGGACGGAGCTGCCGTTCCCGGTCGCCGGGGCGGTCCGGGTGAGCGGGCAGGCACAGTTCCACCCCCGTAAGTACCTGCTGGCGCTCGCCGACGACCTGTGCCGCCGAGGCGGCACGGTGTACGAGGGAACGCGCGTCGTCGGCCTCACCGAGGGCGAGCCGTGCACCCTGCGGACGGATTCCGGTGTCGCGATCCGCGCCGACGATGTCGTGATCGCCACGCACTACCCGGTCTTCGACCGGGCCCTGCTGTTCACACGGCTCAGCTCACTCCGGGAACTCGTGGTGGCCGCGCCCGTCGCGGAGGAGCGTGCCCCGCGCGACATGTACATCACGCCGGAGCTGTCGACACGCTCTGTGCGCAGCGCCCCGTACCGCGACGGTGAACGGCTGCTGATCGTCACCGGGGAGCACTTCGTCCCCGGTACCGCCGATGTCGAGGAGAGGTTCGCCCGGCTGTCCGGCTGGGCCGACGACCGCTTCGGCGGGCTCGCCTTCACCCACCGCTGGGCCGCCCAGGACAACGACGCCACCGACTCCGTACCTCTGGTCGGCCCACTGCGTCCCGGCAGCAGGCACGCCTATGTGGCCACCGGCTTCGGCGGCTGGGGCCTGAGCGGCGGCATCATGGCGGGCCGTCTGCTCAGCGATCTGATCAACGGCCGTCCGCCCGCCTGGCACCGTCTCTACGACCCGCGCCGACTGGCTTCCGTGGTCCGCGAAGGAACGTCGTTCCTGAAGCACCAGGCCGCCGTGGCCCGGCACTTCGTCGGCGACCGGCTGCCGGCCGTCACGTCACCCGCGCCGGACGACATCCCGCCGGGCCACGGCGCGGTGGTGCGCCGGGGCGGACGGCACTACGCCCTCCACCGGGACGAGCACGGAACGCTCCAATCGGTGTCGGCACGCTGCACCCACCTCGGCTGTCTCGTGGCGTTCAACGACGCGGAGCAGGCCTGGGAATGCCCGTGCCACGGCTCCCGCTTCGCCCCGGACGGACGGATCCTCCAGGGCCCCGCCCTACACCCATTGGAGGAACGCGATATCCCCGACCAGTAA
- a CDS encoding cysteine hydrolase family protein, with protein sequence MINTYDHEDAELLVPSVREVVPVLAELIGRARRADVPVIYANDNFGSWRSHHGELVDLALTRPHADLIEPIRPDVLTRPHADLIEPIRPDDESLFVVKARHSAFYETPLAYLLWRWGVGHVVLSGQVTEQCVLYSALDAHIRHLRVTVPRDTVASIHPHLESAALEMMERNMGARIVPAKEIDFAGPSTETEAGTDTGTHRGM encoded by the coding sequence ATGATCAACACCTACGACCACGAGGACGCCGAGCTGCTCGTGCCGTCCGTCCGGGAGGTCGTTCCCGTGCTCGCGGAACTGATCGGCCGGGCCCGCCGGGCCGACGTACCGGTGATCTACGCGAACGACAACTTCGGCTCGTGGCGCTCCCATCACGGCGAACTCGTGGACCTCGCGCTGACCCGACCGCACGCCGACCTGATCGAGCCGATACGGCCCGACGTGCTGACCCGACCGCACGCCGACCTGATCGAGCCGATACGGCCCGACGACGAGTCGCTCTTCGTGGTCAAGGCCCGCCATTCCGCCTTCTACGAGACCCCTCTGGCCTACCTGCTGTGGCGGTGGGGAGTCGGACACGTGGTGCTGAGCGGACAGGTCACGGAGCAGTGTGTCCTCTACTCCGCCCTGGACGCCCACATCCGCCATCTGCGGGTCACCGTGCCCAGGGACACCGTCGCGTCCATCCACCCCCATCTGGAGTCCGCCGCCCTGGAGATGATGGAACGCAACATGGGCGCCCGGATCGTCCCGGCGAAGGAGATCGACTTCGCCGGCCCGTCCACGGAGACGGAGGCCGGCACAGACACGGGCACGCATCGCGGGATGTGA
- a CDS encoding STAS domain-containing protein — protein sequence MITRPLLTVRTATGVATVVCLSGVLDPDTCPDLARELGRYLDEAARDGQRLVLDMTDVQPFGAAVRRTLRTATEHLAHSPVLVVGANPAMRAVLEHESVVGVRLLDTLGDALAALPDTASETPPHRSGRGKASTGCHGGCRHQGENLDGRG from the coding sequence ATGATCACGAGGCCACTCCTGACGGTACGAACGGCCACCGGTGTAGCGACCGTGGTGTGCCTGTCCGGCGTTCTCGACCCCGACACGTGCCCCGATCTGGCGCGGGAGCTCGGCCGGTACCTCGATGAGGCCGCCCGGGACGGGCAGCGGCTGGTGCTGGACATGACCGACGTCCAGCCGTTCGGCGCCGCGGTCCGCCGGACCCTCCGGACAGCCACCGAGCACCTCGCGCACTCCCCCGTGCTGGTGGTCGGCGCGAACCCCGCGATGAGAGCGGTGCTGGAGCACGAGAGCGTCGTCGGCGTCCGGCTCCTCGACACCCTCGGCGACGCGCTGGCCGCGCTGCCCGACACCGCCTCGGAGACACCCCCGCACCGATCCGGCCGCGGGAAGGCGTCGACCGGCTGTCACGGCGGTTGCCGTCATCAAGGGGAGAACCTTGACGGCCGAGGCTGA